In the Halarchaeum grantii genome, one interval contains:
- a CDS encoding NAD(P)/FAD-dependent oxidoreductase, whose protein sequence is MQVHNVTIVGSGMAGHSAAIYTARADLNPIVIAGPDPGGQLTLTTDVENYLGFPGGIGGADLAQRGRAQAEQFGAEYRNGRVIGADLDGRPFTLHLASGETIRTRALIVATGASARWIGAENEDDLMGYGLSTCATCDGAFHRGHDVLVVGGGDSAMEEATFLTKFADTVYIAHRRDELSASEIMRQRAFENDDVEILWNTELLKLQGSHDDGITGVTLVTHPEGYPREKLDAGDDVEQQALDVQGVFYAVGHTPNTAFLESAAVPLDENGYVDTLDGLTTATAVEGVFAAGDVMDHDYQQAITAAGLGSMAALDAETWLNKQETTTDTRATAK, encoded by the coding sequence ATGCAGGTGCATAATGTCACAATCGTCGGGTCGGGGATGGCCGGTCACTCGGCCGCAATCTACACCGCTCGCGCTGACCTAAACCCGATCGTCATCGCGGGTCCTGATCCCGGCGGACAGCTCACTCTCACGACCGACGTCGAAAACTACCTCGGGTTTCCCGGCGGTATCGGCGGAGCGGACCTCGCCCAGCGTGGTCGTGCACAAGCTGAACAGTTCGGTGCGGAGTATCGGAACGGCCGCGTTATTGGCGCCGATCTCGACGGCCGTCCGTTCACACTCCATCTCGCGTCTGGGGAAACAATTCGAACCCGTGCGTTGATCGTGGCGACGGGGGCGAGCGCCCGCTGGATCGGCGCCGAGAACGAGGACGACCTGATGGGATACGGCCTCTCAACGTGTGCAACCTGCGACGGTGCCTTCCACCGGGGCCACGACGTCCTCGTCGTCGGCGGTGGCGACTCCGCAATGGAGGAAGCTACATTCCTCACGAAGTTCGCGGACACCGTCTACATCGCCCATCGTCGCGACGAACTCAGCGCCTCCGAAATCATGCGTCAGCGTGCGTTCGAAAATGATGACGTCGAAATCCTCTGGAATACCGAACTCCTCAAACTCCAGGGGAGCCATGACGACGGAATCACCGGTGTAACGCTCGTCACACATCCAGAGGGCTACCCACGGGAGAAACTCGACGCCGGAGACGACGTTGAGCAGCAGGCTCTCGACGTACAGGGCGTCTTCTATGCTGTCGGCCATACCCCCAATACTGCCTTCCTTGAGTCGGCAGCCGTCCCGCTCGACGAGAACGGCTACGTCGACACGCTTGACGGACTGACGACTGCGACAGCCGTCGAGGGCGTATTCGCCGCCGGCGACGTCATGGATCACGACTATCAACAAGCCATCACCGCTGCGGGACTGGGGAGTATGGCTGCGCTCGACGCCGAAACGTGGCTCAACAAGCAGGAAACCACCACTGACACCCGCGCCACAGCAAAGTAG
- a CDS encoding class I SAM-dependent methyltransferase gives MDQTTFDTENASKLEDAAQRYRYLSREELLWALSPDGDETVADLGSGTGFYTDDVAPYVGYVYGIDVQAEMHDHYHEKGLPANVELVEADVADLPLADDELDGALSTMTYHEFASDDALAELVRVLEPGGRLVIVDWAATGDGEAGPPLKTRFDVDGVVTTLRDAGFRIEFRAARRETFLVVGDLDA, from the coding sequence ATGGATCAGACCACCTTCGACACGGAGAACGCCTCGAAGCTTGAGGATGCAGCCCAACGATACCGCTATCTCTCTCGTGAAGAGTTACTCTGGGCGCTCAGTCCTGACGGAGACGAGACTGTCGCTGACCTCGGAAGCGGGACCGGGTTCTATACTGACGATGTCGCACCTTACGTCGGCTACGTCTACGGGATTGACGTGCAGGCTGAGATGCACGACCACTATCATGAGAAGGGCCTCCCCGCGAACGTGGAGTTAGTCGAAGCTGACGTCGCGGATCTACCACTCGCGGACGACGAACTCGACGGTGCTCTCTCAACGATGACGTATCACGAGTTCGCGAGTGACGACGCGCTTGCAGAACTCGTCCGCGTACTCGAACCCGGTGGTCGTCTCGTTATCGTCGACTGGGCAGCTACTGGCGATGGCGAAGCGGGCCCACCACTCAAGACGCGTTTTGATGTCGACGGCGTCGTGACGACTCTCCGCGACGCTGGCTTCCGAATCGAATTCCGTGCGGCCCGACGTGAGACATTTTTGGTCGTGGGGGACCTCGATGCGTAG
- a CDS encoding multicopper oxidase family protein — MTDFTRRRFLAAFTGTGLSAFAGCATPFSRGGRGPSPPIGEGDQDSDETFNPPTYTPPEPTPLPDPDVKRTLRATAATITLGPNATSQSWVYDGQYVGPELRVSEGDIVEVALQNDLPAVTTTHWHGIPLQNAMDGVPYVTQDPVTRGSSFTYTFRAEPPGTYFYHSHVGLQLDRGLLGPLIIEEDDPHIDYDREFTVIFDDYLNQPPEPLSDDGRDGMGGMGGMMGSDVRPPYTGLLADGRLPSNPRTLDVAEGERIRFRFVNAASATEFRTRLAGHQMTVSHVDGRPVDPVPVDEFVFGPGERYDAVVELTNPGAWQLRAAAVKGDESPARLDVRYGGHDGTPQAPDWGGRRLQYHDLHARDKISVSGSPDRVYDLTLSRAGRSYTWLIDGQAYPNAEPLDIREGEHVRFRLRNHSPVTHPMHLHGHFFRVGDALMDTIRVPGHMGQVSLDFRADNPGNWLFHCHNLYHLESGMARVIRYV; from the coding sequence ATGACCGATTTTACTCGTCGTCGCTTCCTCGCTGCCTTCACCGGGACGGGACTCTCAGCGTTCGCTGGCTGCGCCACACCGTTCTCTAGAGGTGGTCGTGGGCCGAGTCCACCAATCGGCGAAGGCGACCAAGACAGCGACGAGACGTTCAATCCACCAACGTACACACCACCTGAGCCGACGCCACTCCCAGACCCGGACGTTAAGCGAACCCTCCGAGCGACAGCCGCGACGATTACTCTCGGTCCGAACGCGACGAGTCAATCATGGGTCTACGATGGCCAGTATGTCGGGCCCGAGCTCCGTGTCAGCGAAGGCGACATCGTTGAGGTGGCACTCCAGAACGACCTGCCAGCGGTGACGACGACACACTGGCATGGAATCCCGCTGCAGAACGCGATGGACGGCGTCCCATACGTCACACAGGACCCCGTTACTCGAGGTTCATCGTTCACCTACACATTCCGTGCTGAACCACCAGGAACGTACTTCTACCACAGTCACGTCGGCCTGCAGCTCGACCGGGGACTCCTCGGTCCACTCATCATTGAGGAAGACGACCCCCACATTGACTACGATCGCGAGTTCACCGTCATCTTCGACGACTATCTCAACCAGCCACCCGAGCCCCTCTCAGATGATGGGCGAGACGGGATGGGTGGTATGGGAGGAATGATGGGCAGCGATGTCCGTCCACCATATACGGGACTGCTGGCGGACGGCCGGCTTCCATCGAACCCACGGACGCTTGATGTTGCAGAGGGGGAGCGGATTCGCTTCCGCTTCGTGAACGCCGCAAGTGCAACGGAATTCCGGACACGACTCGCCGGCCATCAAATGACCGTTTCACACGTCGATGGTCGCCCTGTCGATCCCGTGCCTGTCGACGAGTTCGTCTTCGGACCAGGCGAACGCTACGACGCCGTCGTCGAGCTGACGAACCCTGGCGCATGGCAACTCCGCGCAGCAGCCGTCAAGGGAGATGAATCACCAGCACGCCTCGATGTCCGATACGGTGGACACGACGGTACTCCGCAAGCACCCGACTGGGGTGGACGGCGTCTCCAATATCATGATCTGCACGCCAGAGATAAGATCTCCGTATCGGGTTCGCCAGACCGAGTGTACGACCTCACGCTCTCACGCGCTGGCAGGTCCTACACGTGGCTCATCGACGGACAGGCATACCCCAACGCCGAGCCACTCGATATACGCGAGGGTGAGCACGTTCGGTTCAGGCTGAGGAACCACAGCCCGGTGACGCACCCGATGCATCTTCACGGACACTTCTTCCGCGTCGGGGACGCTCTCATGGACACCATTCGTGTCCCTGGTCATATGGGGCAAGTCTCCCTCGACTTCCGCGCCGATAATCCTGGAAACTGGCTCTTCCACTGCCATAACCTCTATCACCTCGAATCTGGCATGGCTCGTGTTATCAGATATGTTTAG
- the trxA gene encoding thioredoxin, protein MAEREPDEIESLRAKRREDLIETAEAPSTPDDPVYVNSQSELEEAVGEYDVVLVDFYADWCGPCRMLEPVLESLATKTDAAVVKVDIEQNQPLATQYGVQGIPNVVVFANGEPVERVVGVRDEDYYANLVSEAGR, encoded by the coding sequence ATGGCAGAACGAGAGCCAGACGAAATCGAATCGCTACGAGCGAAACGGCGCGAAGATCTGATAGAGACTGCTGAGGCTCCGTCGACACCGGACGATCCGGTATACGTGAATAGTCAATCAGAGCTTGAGGAGGCGGTCGGGGAATACGACGTCGTTCTTGTGGACTTCTACGCAGACTGGTGTGGTCCATGTCGAATGCTTGAGCCGGTCCTCGAGAGTCTCGCGACGAAGACAGACGCGGCTGTCGTGAAGGTCGACATCGAACAGAACCAGCCGCTCGCGACCCAGTACGGCGTACAGGGCATACCGAACGTCGTCGTGTTCGCGAATGGAGAGCCGGTCGAACGCGTCGTCGGCGTCCGCGACGAGGACTACTACGCAAATCTTGTTTCGGAGGCCGGACGCTAA
- a CDS encoding VirB4 family type IV secretion system protein produces MHNALLPAATGFSDQLTQWALNPTTPGGVLLYLLAAVTITATAVVTWTRYRARDDEPTVEFADVLDEETLEDGHAEGRLLDEISESHKTAIAPAAIEWETRAARVGEQWTSTLYIAEYPDYPSDGYLSELFELTDVEFDVTAHVTPKNQERARTELEEIADDLQVDADLEQSVRSSYLQERANEAAATYKAVESGATVFDHGVFITVRADDKDDLQDAVRTVKSTLRDDPANLTPKTAICRQDVALQSAAPIGDNEFGRESIALGGAVGALLASPHNATILEEGGVEFGIHKDNQSPVVIDPFERDNGYAMFTVGDTGSGKSFGSKQNFIRSIEQDSDRIGIVLEPLNNWAGVSEALDAQRITVGGTLGLNPLEIRQTPEHAQRAMGEDASPFNEKLDDAMSFLTNFFALRGISLGDKRTTLELGLRSAYAQQGITDDIATHDNPSPTIRDMLDVFEEMVEDPEEFVVRSESEAEKIQADATWLLDQLRPFEEEGRHANLGKASAFDIRDEKTIYLDLAQQEGSVDSSTALTMQLLISLVYERAKETEKEVVFVIDEARYIMQDAASLAFLETVFRHHRHHDLSIRLVTQTVDEFFEHTEAEAILDQCAVKQFHRLDGMDEEWADEFGLNHAQMRYVQDAVPGNEDAGFSEALVGVDGEWRGIQVEAMPKEKQVIDFDPTTQTRDELPGATSGDTESAMHSFQQQLAEQAAESSEESEQIAETDGGRDE; encoded by the coding sequence ATGCATAACGCCCTCCTCCCCGCTGCGACCGGGTTCAGCGACCAACTCACACAGTGGGCGCTCAACCCCACCACGCCCGGCGGAGTCCTCCTCTACCTCCTCGCCGCCGTGACCATCACCGCGACCGCCGTCGTCACGTGGACGCGCTATCGGGCCCGCGACGATGAGCCCACCGTCGAGTTCGCCGACGTCCTCGACGAGGAAACGCTCGAAGACGGCCACGCGGAGGGTCGCCTCCTCGACGAAATTTCCGAGTCACATAAGACGGCAATCGCCCCGGCAGCCATCGAGTGGGAGACGCGTGCCGCCCGTGTTGGCGAACAGTGGACGTCGACGCTCTACATCGCCGAGTACCCCGACTATCCGAGCGACGGCTACCTCAGCGAGCTCTTCGAGTTGACCGACGTCGAGTTCGACGTCACCGCCCACGTCACCCCGAAGAATCAGGAGCGAGCTCGCACCGAGCTTGAGGAGATTGCCGACGACCTGCAAGTCGATGCGGACCTCGAACAGAGCGTTCGGAGTTCCTACCTCCAAGAGCGCGCGAACGAAGCCGCAGCCACCTACAAGGCCGTCGAGAGCGGTGCGACCGTCTTCGACCACGGCGTCTTCATCACGGTGCGCGCCGACGACAAAGACGACCTGCAGGACGCCGTCCGCACCGTGAAGAGTACACTCCGTGACGACCCCGCAAACCTCACGCCAAAGACCGCCATCTGCCGGCAGGACGTCGCCCTCCAATCTGCTGCGCCCATCGGCGACAACGAGTTCGGCCGTGAATCCATCGCCCTCGGCGGCGCTGTTGGCGCGCTGCTCGCGTCACCGCATAACGCGACGATTCTCGAGGAGGGTGGCGTCGAGTTCGGCATCCACAAGGACAACCAGAGCCCCGTCGTCATCGACCCCTTCGAGCGCGACAACGGCTACGCCATGTTCACTGTCGGGGACACGGGTTCTGGGAAGTCGTTTGGCTCGAAGCAGAACTTTATCCGGTCGATCGAGCAGGATAGCGACCGCATCGGCATCGTCCTCGAACCCTTGAACAACTGGGCCGGCGTCTCTGAGGCCCTCGACGCCCAGCGGATTACCGTCGGTGGGACACTCGGCCTGAATCCCTTGGAGATTCGGCAGACGCCCGAGCACGCCCAGCGCGCGATGGGCGAGGACGCCAGTCCGTTCAACGAGAAGCTTGATGACGCGATGAGCTTCCTCACTAACTTCTTCGCCCTCCGCGGCATCTCGCTCGGCGACAAGCGGACGACGCTCGAACTCGGCTTGCGCTCGGCGTACGCCCAGCAGGGGATCACCGACGACATCGCCACCCACGACAACCCGAGTCCGACGATTCGGGATATGCTCGACGTCTTCGAGGAGATGGTTGAGGACCCCGAGGAGTTCGTCGTCCGCTCGGAGTCGGAGGCGGAGAAGATTCAGGCGGACGCGACGTGGCTTCTCGACCAACTCCGGCCCTTCGAGGAAGAGGGGCGGCACGCGAATCTCGGGAAGGCCTCCGCATTCGACATTCGGGACGAGAAGACGATCTATCTCGACCTCGCCCAACAGGAGGGCAGCGTCGATTCGAGTACAGCACTCACGATGCAGCTCCTCATCTCCCTCGTCTACGAGCGCGCGAAGGAGACCGAGAAGGAGGTCGTCTTCGTCATCGACGAGGCCCGCTACATCATGCAGGACGCCGCGAGCCTCGCCTTCCTCGAGACAGTCTTCCGCCATCACCGCCACCACGACCTCTCGATTCGTCTCGTCACGCAGACCGTCGACGAGTTCTTCGAACACACCGAAGCCGAGGCCATCCTCGACCAGTGCGCCGTCAAGCAATTCCATCGGCTGGATGGGATGGACGAAGAGTGGGCCGACGAGTTCGGCCTGAATCACGCCCAGATGCGCTACGTCCAAGACGCCGTCCCCGGCAACGAGGACGCCGGCTTCTCCGAAGCATTGGTCGGTGTCGACGGCGAGTGGCGGGGCATCCAGGTCGAGGCGATGCCCAAGGAGAAACAGGTCATCGACTTCGACCCCACCACACAGACTCGCGACGAACTGCCCGGTGCAACCAGCGGCGACACCGAGTCAGCGATGCATTCGTTCCAGCAGCAACTCGCCGAGCAGGCTGCCGAATCGAGCGAGGAATCGGAGCAGATCGCCGAGACGGACGGTGGTCGGGATGAGTGA
- a CDS encoding rhodanese-like domain-containing protein produces MRSVSPSQLDTVRSEDDVFVLDVRPESDYQRGHIDGSYNAPVYHELRSGETDALNAYLDDIPTEAEVVTVCKAGVVAKTATQTLDARGYDVATLTGGYMGWRQYEKNTLVYRIASVLSRLRP; encoded by the coding sequence ATGCGTAGCGTCTCCCCGTCACAACTTGATACGGTACGCTCCGAGGATGACGTGTTCGTCCTTGACGTTCGTCCGGAGTCGGACTATCAGCGGGGCCACATCGATGGGAGCTATAATGCGCCAGTCTATCACGAGCTCCGCAGTGGAGAGACTGACGCACTTAACGCATACCTTGATGATATCCCGACGGAGGCAGAGGTCGTCACCGTCTGCAAAGCCGGCGTCGTCGCGAAGACAGCGACACAGACGCTGGACGCTCGCGGCTACGATGTCGCGACCCTCACTGGTGGCTACATGGGATGGCGACAATACGAGAAAAATACTCTCGTGTACCGAATCGCTTCTGTCCTCAGCCGGCTGCGTCCCTGA
- a CDS encoding MBL fold metallo-hydrolase: MSNTTVAPSEVARRVEEDDTEDLFVLDVRNEDAYEEWRIPTSTNLPIYDELLDHDFSTLADHLDDLPKSQEIAVVCVGGVTSARAAEFLREEGFDAKSVDDGMNGWGRVHREYDGAADDVIQLVRPGTGCVSYIVHNDGEAVVVDPSQYIGQYLDVADAHGLEVVGVADTHAHADHISGARRLAGELDVPYYLHGEDAGDLGEVTELEHGDAIAVGERELDVYHTPGHTPGSVSFAFSDALLSGDTLFLRSVGRPDLEDSSEAAIRTAASELFDSLDRLTNLDETTVVLPGHFSDESVRPIATELGELRAETTNELLSFVADDDEEEFVETIVESLSEEPANYNEIKQINWGKEQPGGDAEALELGPNNCAAN, translated from the coding sequence ATGAGCAATACTACTGTTGCCCCGTCAGAGGTCGCCCGACGCGTTGAGGAAGATGATACGGAGGATCTCTTCGTTCTTGACGTCCGGAACGAAGACGCCTACGAGGAGTGGCGCATCCCGACGAGCACGAACCTCCCGATCTACGACGAACTATTAGATCACGACTTCTCAACGCTCGCGGACCACCTCGATGATCTTCCCAAGAGTCAGGAGATTGCCGTCGTCTGTGTCGGCGGCGTCACGTCCGCGCGCGCTGCTGAGTTCCTTCGGGAGGAGGGCTTCGACGCGAAGTCAGTCGATGACGGAATGAACGGATGGGGGCGCGTGCACCGCGAGTATGACGGTGCCGCCGACGACGTCATTCAGCTTGTCCGTCCTGGCACCGGATGTGTCTCGTACATTGTCCACAACGATGGTGAGGCAGTCGTCGTTGACCCCTCACAGTATATCGGTCAGTATCTCGACGTCGCGGACGCACACGGCTTAGAAGTCGTCGGTGTCGCAGATACGCACGCACATGCCGACCACATTTCGGGGGCGCGCCGCCTCGCCGGTGAACTCGACGTCCCCTACTACCTCCACGGTGAGGACGCGGGCGATCTCGGCGAAGTGACCGAACTTGAGCACGGGGACGCTATCGCCGTCGGCGAGCGCGAACTCGATGTTTACCACACCCCCGGACATACGCCCGGGAGTGTCTCCTTCGCCTTCAGTGATGCACTTCTCTCGGGAGATACGCTCTTCCTCCGGAGCGTCGGCCGTCCCGACCTCGAGGATTCCTCAGAGGCCGCCATCCGTACTGCTGCGAGCGAACTCTTCGACAGTCTCGATCGACTCACCAACCTCGACGAGACGACTGTCGTCCTTCCGGGACACTTCAGCGACGAGTCCGTCCGTCCGATCGCCACTGAACTCGGCGAGCTTCGAGCTGAGACGACGAATGAACTCCTGAGTTTCGTCGCCGACGACGATGAGGAGGAATTCGTCGAAACGATCGTTGAGAGTCTCTCGGAGGAGCCCGCGAACTACAACGAGATCAAGCAGATCAACTGGGGGAAGGAACAGCCGGGTGGTGACGCCGAAGCCCTCGAACTCGGCCCGAACAACTGCGCCGCGAACTGA
- a CDS encoding ATP-binding protein — protein sequence MSEYLRVTPTSEELDPSGIPRLLESLHKLTREESGLGSTLNPLSSSTPPRFEFLALSDGDDAPVEFYYGADDGLETVEERLQSIYPTTFDIERVDLDVESRLVQPAEYSREEFVDAYQQGDLQYEFDEDEQYELTDEGEAEAADVDVTADSVVSVGETALELDVADNAPVEKPTVTERGSILARPATETVSPYGVRWQGAATRKKDWMTSLTPFTDGEDEESLSAVNQPGAALASLIDHVNDATEPLAFQVVFERRESWQSDAALRKEDIIDSRDTRAQRIVGDLLEFAELDDHGDRELSDLVERRLNAIEAMNPQRSFTVNVRAVGVPTSDTGTESLDTRLSSLAPVFDPLDGPFYDVEPKRIRESGFRAAKKEKNARKALQRLLDRDIVTGRGKTRPDFVLSGRELANFLLVPSSEQLTIEGSRGTRAEQQSRNPLPRPNPDLREQFRDGMAIGYALDETGETEDEPVRIPPDLLTTHYGRFASTGAGKSKAIINDALSLRETTSGPVVIVDRKGDGMCQNYLRSHHAQFDDIEDVYHFRVPETIPAFSFFDIRPALAAGRSREDAVQDKVDHFHDILRMILGREKHERAFVANEILSQLIKALFDAEYGSDVFGLNDLFTAVRRMQDEQTIPPISMANQPVEESLTRHLSKEESQFQASMDAAGNRLEQLRESPHLRRVFNHTPAQNDAGEYVENHFDFRNFLDEDVTILLDLGDLRPEAQQAVTLLLLSNLWDAVQVRRRDGQTDYENLTNLIIEEAAPVASTRLVSEQLLPQGRSFGLSMGLVMQFPGQVRNRSERAYDEVLNNIKTKLIGNISMERDLAESLAHEGLSPTDLRNRVNTLPSGEWIAQLPSPAFGETGPSPFSMKPLPIAEGHPESDTPLTEMEASQFESVTLPRIVERTQRQYGLSAESDTAADNGWGSGSNNSTSPEVETTHSESTMLGGSPGETSSDSTATESSPLLGGGDSPDNSGTNASESASSESEADTSPVDAGGVSVPDAELERRGLSRDDARFLQDVLDVMNGADAAQSLLEPMSELRDEYADLDVQRLLDQDLLTKASACGRTYYTVLPAGRELLGERLTVGPGQGDIGERTPHKVGVELLRRWLQDHESVTRVETYYEHDPETIFDVAGFDDDGTLVWVGEVEMASHNNDAPIGDYDKMSVVDADVVWAFNRRSFAVETIDTLADADRLADNVSGRATRSFAGIRDAVSKLDAAGLTTVQSFNHLDETYNE from the coding sequence ATGAGTGAGTACCTCCGCGTCACGCCGACCTCCGAAGAACTGGACCCGTCGGGGATTCCGCGACTCCTCGAGAGCCTCCACAAACTCACTCGCGAGGAGTCTGGCTTAGGGTCGACGCTGAATCCGTTATCGTCCTCGACGCCGCCGCGCTTCGAGTTCCTCGCGCTCAGCGACGGCGACGACGCGCCCGTCGAGTTCTACTACGGCGCCGACGATGGCCTTGAGACTGTTGAAGAGCGCCTGCAGTCGATCTATCCGACAACCTTCGACATCGAACGCGTCGACCTCGATGTCGAGTCTCGTCTTGTTCAGCCGGCCGAGTACTCACGCGAGGAGTTCGTCGACGCCTACCAGCAGGGCGACCTCCAGTACGAGTTCGACGAGGACGAGCAGTACGAACTCACCGATGAGGGGGAGGCTGAGGCCGCGGACGTCGATGTGACTGCGGACAGCGTGGTGTCCGTCGGCGAGACCGCACTCGAACTCGATGTCGCGGATAACGCACCGGTCGAGAAGCCGACGGTGACTGAGCGTGGGTCGATTCTCGCCCGTCCGGCGACCGAGACGGTGTCGCCCTATGGCGTGCGCTGGCAGGGTGCGGCGACGCGCAAGAAAGACTGGATGACGTCGCTCACCCCATTCACGGACGGCGAGGACGAGGAATCACTCTCGGCAGTCAACCAGCCGGGCGCCGCGCTTGCCTCGCTGATTGACCACGTGAACGACGCCACAGAGCCACTCGCGTTCCAAGTCGTCTTTGAGCGGCGTGAGAGCTGGCAGTCGGATGCCGCACTCCGGAAGGAGGACATCATCGATAGCCGAGATACGCGGGCGCAGCGAATCGTCGGCGACCTACTCGAGTTCGCGGAACTTGACGACCACGGCGACCGTGAGCTGAGCGACCTGGTCGAACGGCGGCTCAACGCAATCGAGGCGATGAATCCCCAGCGCTCGTTCACGGTGAACGTCCGGGCAGTCGGCGTGCCGACCAGCGACACTGGGACAGAGTCGCTCGACACACGGCTGTCGTCGCTCGCCCCGGTGTTCGACCCGCTTGATGGTCCCTTCTACGACGTCGAACCCAAGCGAATCCGTGAGAGTGGCTTTCGCGCCGCAAAGAAGGAGAAGAACGCACGCAAAGCCCTACAGCGTCTCCTTGACCGCGACATCGTAACTGGCCGTGGGAAGACACGACCCGACTTCGTGCTGAGTGGGCGCGAGCTCGCGAACTTCCTCCTCGTCCCCTCCTCCGAACAACTCACGATTGAAGGCTCTCGTGGGACACGGGCGGAACAGCAGAGTCGGAATCCGCTCCCACGCCCGAATCCGGATCTCCGCGAGCAGTTCCGCGACGGGATGGCCATCGGCTACGCGCTCGACGAAACGGGAGAGACAGAGGACGAGCCAGTCCGCATTCCGCCCGACTTGCTCACGACCCACTACGGGCGCTTCGCGTCGACTGGTGCCGGCAAGTCGAAAGCAATCATCAACGACGCGCTCTCCCTCCGTGAGACGACCAGTGGCCCCGTCGTCATCGTCGACCGAAAGGGCGACGGCATGTGTCAGAACTATCTCCGCAGCCACCACGCACAGTTCGACGATATAGAGGACGTCTACCACTTCCGCGTCCCCGAGACCATTCCCGCGTTCTCCTTCTTCGACATCCGGCCCGCACTTGCGGCCGGTCGGAGTCGTGAGGACGCCGTCCAGGATAAGGTCGATCACTTCCACGATATCCTGCGGATGATTCTCGGCCGGGAGAAACACGAGCGGGCGTTCGTCGCCAACGAGATTCTCAGCCAGCTCATCAAGGCGCTCTTCGACGCCGAGTACGGCAGCGACGTCTTCGGACTCAACGACCTCTTCACTGCAGTCCGCCGGATGCAGGACGAACAGACGATTCCCCCGATCTCGATGGCGAACCAACCAGTCGAGGAATCCTTGACCCGCCACCTCTCGAAGGAGGAATCACAGTTCCAAGCGTCGATGGACGCCGCCGGGAACCGCCTCGAACAACTCCGCGAAAGCCCCCACCTCCGACGTGTCTTCAACCATACGCCCGCGCAGAACGACGCCGGCGAATACGTCGAGAACCACTTCGACTTCCGGAACTTCCTCGACGAGGACGTCACCATCCTCCTCGACTTGGGCGACCTCCGCCCCGAAGCACAGCAGGCAGTCACGCTCCTCCTGTTGAGCAACCTCTGGGATGCCGTGCAGGTGCGGCGGCGCGACGGCCAGACCGACTACGAGAACCTGACCAACCTCATCATCGAGGAGGCCGCGCCGGTCGCATCGACGCGACTCGTTTCCGAGCAGCTCCTCCCCCAGGGCCGGTCGTTCGGCCTGAGCATGGGACTCGTGATGCAGTTCCCCGGCCAAGTCCGCAATCGCAGTGAACGCGCCTATGACGAGGTCTTGAACAACATCAAGACGAAGCTCATCGGGAACATCTCGATGGAGCGAGACCTCGCTGAGTCGCTCGCACACGAGGGATTGAGTCCGACCGACCTCCGGAATCGCGTGAACACACTGCCGAGTGGCGAGTGGATCGCCCAGCTTCCGAGCCCGGCGTTCGGCGAAACCGGCCCGTCGCCGTTCTCGATGAAGCCACTCCCCATCGCTGAGGGCCACCCGGAGAGCGACACTCCGCTCACCGAGATGGAAGCGTCCCAGTTCGAGTCGGTAACACTCCCGCGTATCGTCGAGCGGACGCAACGCCAGTACGGCCTCAGCGCAGAATCCGATACGGCCGCGGACAACGGCTGGGGAAGTGGCTCTAACAACTCCACATCACCGGAGGTGGAGACCACTCATTCGGAGTCGACGATGCTCGGTGGCTCACCCGGCGAAACCAGTAGTGACTCCACCGCCACCGAGAGCAGTCCACTTCTCGGCGGTGGAGACTCCCCAGACAACTCGGGGACCAATGCCTCCGAGTCGGCCTCTTCGGAGTCAGAAGCCGATACATCGCCAGTTGACGCTGGTGGAGTGTCCGTCCCTGATGCAGAGTTGGAGCGGCGCGGACTCAGCCGCGACGACGCGCGCTTCCTGCAGGACGTCCTCGACGTGATGAACGGCGCCGACGCCGCCCAATCCCTCCTCGAGCCGATGAGTGAACTCCGCGACGAGTACGCCGATCTCGACGTTCAGCGACTCCTCGATCAAGACTTGCTCACGAAGGCGTCTGCTTGTGGACGGACCTACTACACCGTTCTCCCAGCGGGCCGTGAACTTCTCGGCGAGCGACTCACAGTCGGTCCCGGCCAAGGCGATATCGGTGAACGAACACCCCACAAGGTCGGTGTCGAACTCCTGCGTCGCTGGCTCCAAGACCACGAGTCCGTCACGCGTGTCGAAACCTACTACGAACACGACCCGGAGACAATCTTCGACGTCGCCGGCTTCGACGACGATGGAACGCTCGTCTGGGTCGGTGAAGTAGAGATGGCGAGTCACAACAACGACGCGCCAATCGGGGACTACGACAAAATGAGTGTCGTCGACGCGGACGTCGTCTGGGCGTTCAACAGACGCTCGTTCGCCGTCGAAACCATCGACACGCTCGCCGACGCGGATCGACTCGCAGACAACGTGAGTGGACGCGCCACTCGCTCGTTTGCAGGTATTCGCGATGCGGTGAGTAAACTGGATGCCGCCGGGCTAACCACCGTTCAGAGCTTCAACCATCTCGACGAGACCTATAACGAATGA